GCCTGCACGGCGAGGACCGGCTCATCGAGGCCGCCGACCCACGGCTCAACGGTGAGTTCGACAGGGAGGGgatgctgcggctgctgctcgtcGGGCTGAGCTGCGCCAACCCCAACTGCGAGGAGCGGCCGGCGATGCGGCGGGTGGTGCAGATACTGAACTGCGAGGCGGATCCGGTGCCCGTGCCGCGGAAGAAGCCGCTCCTCGTCTTCAGCTCCAGCGCGTCCATGAAGCTACAGGAGATGGCCTTCTCCTGCGGCGACGACGTCAGGGGAGGCTATCAGGTCAGCAAGCCGGCATCGCCGAGATCGGAGGGAGCCGACATAGAACGCTGATCCAAGAAAAACAATGTACTGTTGTTGAGTATACTGTATGAATTATACTGCTTACAGTGTGATTCTTCTTGTACACATTGCTGTTGTGGTGTTGCTCATAAGGGGAATATAGGTAATAATCCCCAATTATGTATGGTTGTTGAAATGCTAGTACGTCTACTGTGTTTATCTCATGCCCAGATGATCTTGTATGGTTTTATCCCCCGCGGAATAAGAACCAAATGTCACCTCAAATTTTCATTCCAACCTTCCAGGATGATAATCCCCAATTTTGGTCAATTATATTGAAACTTTCACCGTGTAAAAGgcaaaagaacccatcttggGAATTAAATAGCTCATTATAGCGGTAAAGAAAGAGTCTGGCTTTATCAATGTCATGGATATTgcagctattttttttatttcttttacaATTTTAAAGTTTGAAATTCCAAAATTTTGCTGATTTCAAGTCTTCTTTGGATTGTCGGACTTTTAGTGGAAAAACATTGTTTCCAATTCTGAGGTGAATTCATGCGTATATCATTAATTTAGATCATACGTTTGCATCAAAGGAATTTGATAGGATAAAAGGAATATTTCCTCTAATTATTGGAGGAATCCAAGCATGAGGTCTAACCTCACATAAACTTCCCTTTGAAAGCTCAAGTGCATTTTCTCTCAATCTCTCTCCTCTTATTTCCATTAAGAACATCTAATCTCAAAACTCATGTGTTTCATGTGTCCAAGCACCTCAACAGAAATTCATATGTATTTGATTCATGTAGTATTTCATATGACATGGCAATTCAATCCTActtttttcctattcctgtgtttttagTTTTCTGTGATCCAAAGATGCCCTCAGTTGTTATGGATGGGTCCAAAGAGTATAACAAAGTTGTTATGGATGGGTCCAATCCTTATGAAATTTTTCCTATGGTTCACTTTGCACCCTAttccaaagaaaagaaaaaattccaTTGTCCACCTCTTAGAAAGatttctttgtttgtatgACAACTATGTCCATGTACATAATCCTCGTAAAAATGTATGTTTTTCCTATGATGCAGTCAATTGACTAGActtgcttccttttttttaaaaaaaaacaaaatgtcaaGAAGTTTTCATTCTGCATTTCTCCCATTCCACGTGTTTTGAAAAATCTACTAATCAAAGGGACCCTAATTCAATTCTTTTGACGCAACAATCACGtagctcgtttggcacccatcatttgggcatagaattgtagaattcattttgaatttcaaaaaacaacttgtttggttggcacggaattagccagaggaattcaatctcaaattccataGTATCACACTATAACTAGCCTCAATTCCTCTCCAAAAGACATCATTTCtctagaattgtctctcactttTTTAATTCCGTGTGGTAGACGAACATTATTTTTCAACccagaattcaaattcaaccaaatgaaatcgtataaaaattggatttcatttcattttgatcaaataaaatgaattatGGGTCGCCAAACGAGTTGTATAGGATTCAATAGTAATGGTACTCTAAACCCATgtcttttttctatttctttgtTTTAGAAAATCCaatgaattaaaaaaagacCAGATTGTCcagaaatttgaattttgCTTGCTTTTTTGGAAGTAATCCAGCATTGATGGGGTTGTAAAAAGTGGACAGATTAGTCCACCGAGTGGATCCACTCCCACCACTTCCCAATGCAACTGGCAACCACGGTCCACGGACCGCCGAAGCTGCCAATACGAAAAGTCGGAAATAATGAACGCCTCAAAATCCCGCCTCCCTTTTCCCCCCTCCCGCCCGCCAAACCGCCAGCGAACGGGTCTGCTcagatgcggcggcggcgccgtggggaATCCGGCGGACGCCCGGAGCTCCGTCTGGCTTacggcgcccgcgcccgctCGCTTGGCCGCGCAATCATTGCCCtactgcctccgcctccgcctcccgatTCCGCCTGCCCTGCCTGCCGAGGCGCGTCCTCCGGATGCCTCGCGTGCCGCCGCTGGGAGTTCCTCCTCCGCGACGACGACCCCGCCGCGTACCGCCGTCTCGTCACCCGAGCAGTCTGCACCGTCGCGCCAGTGGGAtccgcgccctcgccgccgcggtaCTCCCCGGGGAACGCCGGGAACTCGCAGgccaaggttttttttttgtcttgctGCCATCCTTGCTTTGCTTGCGTCTCCCCTGTGGTGCGTAAATTTCGCGTTTTTATTGGGTATTTGAGACTGCCGTTGGTTTGCCTGTATGGTTCTTGACGCCTCAGCTCGTTCGGGAGACGATCAAGTGGATCTTGACGGATCGGTATTGTAGAACCAAGAACGTCCTTTGCAACGGTTGCCGTGAGGTATACTGAATGACCTTTTCTCTTTCAAATTAAGTTGATGATGCGCacgttcaaaaaaaaattaatttgatGATGTGTGGCTTTTAAGTTCAAGCATGGAAAGAAATTTTGGTAGCCCGTTTAGTTTTCTGTCAATTCCTATTGTACTATCGTATCCCACTACCCTTGTGTTTTTACCTATGTTTTGCATTGTGACACTTCATTATGTTTAATTGTTTATTAACGTATGTAACTCTGTATTGGGCATATGAAAATGGTATAAGTTTGTATATATGAAAACTCTTGATATTTATAATATGTATGCACAGCAAGATCCTTTCTActatttttgtttgaaaaaCTTCCGTTTAGATTGCCTGGAAAAAACTCTTGTAACATTAATATTTCATTAGAAATTGGTGGTCAAAGTTCATTAGTTATCCATGGATCTTAGGGAGACAGGTTACCTATCTAGTCATATGTCCGGAAGTAAAAGGAAGACTGCAGCTTGAAAGTCAGAAAAGACCAAATGTAGCCTGCCTGCCATACTAATTGCATAGGTAAAGCCAGCTTATAAATCCTCACAAACCAGTAAACCCCATAAGCCTCTTATTACTTTTACATTCTGAGTGTATTGGAACTTAATCATAGTAGGTGAGAACAACTTTTTCTTTGATTGGATGGGTGACATTGATACTTTTCTTGCTCTTTTTATATGTTAACGTTTATGCTTTTCAACATGCTTACTAGGGTGCCCAGGCTAAATGTGTCAGTGACCTTGTTTCTTCGCCGTCTTGGGATATTCTCTTGCATAGAGTAAGtctaaacaaaatctttttcTCTGAAGAGTAAAGTTCCTCGTATTTTTTGCTGACAGAAACTTGTTGTGTTTCAGATTGGGGATCTTCTCATGTGCTATATTCTGAGGCATTCATCTATCTTTTTGCCCATAAAAAAGAGTGACTATTTTCAGGTGACTGGTGTTCCACTCAATGTTGTTCTGCAGAAGCCTATATTTGCGAGTGCCATGGCAAGAAATCAGCAATCCAGACCCATGAAAGGCAAATGCCTTATGGTAAGTATGTTCATATCTTGTAGTTCAGTAATTATCCAATTTAAATATGTGTCCTCTGAAGCCAACTAAAATATTTGGTGCCAATCTGAAAGCTCCTCTGGTTGCAATTAATTTCAACTTGACTGTGTCAGTATGACTCATCATGCTCACAAAAATACAACATGTCATGAATGTTTACGCGCAATAACTTCATAGAATGTGATCATAATTCAATTACTAGAACAAGCATACTTGTCTGAAGAATGATATGGACTAATGTTGCTGGCACATACACATTGGGAGCCATTTGGGCATATTGTGACGAATTAGAATTCATGAAGGATAAATACCACGAAGTAGAATTGTTTGTCTGCAAGGGGAAAGGAGAGAGATTAAAGATTGGCATGATGAAGGATACTGGTAAATAGTTCCATAATTGTACATGCTTGATTAATTTTTTAAAGGTTGTCAGTATGTAGACCTATCCACCTAAACGAAGTAAGAAACCAAATtcatcagaattcagaaggGTCCTCCTTATATAAACGTTCTTTGAGTGCTTATGGTGTGAGTGATGTCCTACCATTGGCAAGTCTCCTGTTTCCGAATCTATTGGCCCAGACAAAAAACTAAAACCTTTTTTAAAACACGTGCTCTTTGCCTATGTACTGGAGATTTCCAAATAGGGCCTTGTAAAtttggaaggagggagtagacTTCATTACCCTACCCCAAGTTTCCTTCATTGTAGGCAGTTCGTTTCTTACAATCTTCTTAGACGTGCCTAGGATTTCTTTGTGACCTTAACGCCTGATGCTCGTTTATCAAATAAGCACACTGTGAAAGTGTGAATGCTGAGGTGTATTTTATTTCATAAAATAATCAAGCTGCATATCTTTGTGACGGCAGTGTTATGTGTGGCGCAATGCAATGATGGTACAGAACATATCGGGAGGCAATCGTGGCAATGGTTCAAAATTTGGGCTTTATTGTTCAGATAACACTCAGAAAATTGATGCTCTACAAAGTTCTCGAAGTTCAAGTGATGGATGTAACTGTTCCAACTGTACCCAGAAGCctaggaaaaggaaaaggttgTACAGTTGGCAACGCCGCAGTAAGCAGAAGGAGATCTGTTATGAGGATAGGTCAACAGAGTTGAGTAAACTCGATACCAGTAATTACAGGGTGTCTGATTTATTATCAGATGGCTCAGCTGCTGAATCGATTGATCGAACACATTCCTTGGAGCCTACTGTTGATAACAATTCTCCTGCAATAAACAATGGTGTTAATTTTTCAGCAGTTGAAGAGCCATGCAATATACCTGTCATGTCATCTAAAAAATCACCTAGCTCTGTGATGAATATCAGTCCTTCCCAAGGTCTATATTGTGGTAATAGTACATCAGGACTCCAACGTAGAAGTCCCCAAGTCCCGCTCCCCAGCTACTTACAACTGGATGTAAGTTCCTTTCCATTCTCCTAATATTTGTTTTGTACATTTTTCTTCTGGGCTTATTCTTAAGTTGTTTCTATCTTCTCAAATTACTATTTATCCCATTCATTTTGATCTTTTCCTACTGTTGTAATTTTACAGTTTCCATTTAGTCAATGGATTATAGAGTTAAAAAAGTGTCAAAAGCAATAACTTGGACAACAGAAAAATTGAAGATTTGCCCTTCCGAAGCCTGGCAATTAGTGTCTCACCAACATTACAGTGGCAACTTGTTTATTTTACCACGTGTGGGGCTGAACTATAGTGCAAAAAATGGCTTTTGCCTAACATGGTAGAAAGTAGGCCAAAAAACAATATCTTTTGGTTTAGTATTCCTTAACTTTAGACATATACTAGATCATAAATTTGGTTATTTGTTAACCATCGAATTGGAACTACGGTGTGCTGCATGGAGGGTATCATATTATTCTTAAGTCCATGTCTTCACGATTACATACTTTTCTTCCATTCTTGTTCCATTTGCTACCTCTTACTGTTGCCTTTATAATTATTGCAACATTTCTACTGATTATTACTGGTTTCTTTACCCTATATTGGACAAACAAATCCCTGTCACTGGACTTATACACTATCTTGGAATGCCACTACCCTGAAACCTATCACAACTGGAACCTACGACTGAATGTGACAATTCTTGTTTTACACACTGCTATCTGATTTTCgaaaaaatatgttttctGTTGTCTAGTTGTAGCGTCTGCCTGGGGTATTCTCGAAATTCAGAGGCACTGATCAATTAACTATCTTGATACACAACTGCATGGGATTTCTATGTCGTTAGTTTCCTCAATATACTTTTGACTTGCAGAGTGGTCACTTCTGCTTCAATTGCTTGATGTTGAATGCTTCAAAATGTGTATCAGTAGATTCTGTGATATCAAGACAGGCTATTTTCTATAACAGAAAAATATCCGAGAATGTCTTCCGTCGCAGCAGTATCCTTTTGTTGTTTCCTGCCAAAACTTGAACTGTGTTAATCTCTGCAAATGCCACCAaagatttatttttaaaagaaTGGTTCCTATTAATATAAAAATTGCAACTGTAGGTAAATTAGTTCAAACATTTGGAGGCTGAAGTAATATGTTTTTGCGTCTTCTCATTATGTAATCTGTTATTTGGTGTAAACTTTCAAATtgttcaaacttcaaaacaaCTACTAAATAATTGACGTCGATCAGTTTATTTATATCCCCCTGTCCTCCTTTCAAGTGATACACATGAGTGCgtgatttttttaaatcataaTCAGTTGATTCAAGGCTAATTTTCTTGTGACAACTCGCACTGGCCTCATGGATAAGGTTTCATATCTCTGGTATGTATTTGTTTCGTTTTATATTAAGACTTCCTTTGCTGCAtatgttttctcttctctGAACACAGGTTTTACAGGATTgataaaaaactaaaacacTAAATTGTTCAACTTGCATTTTGAACTCCTCttatcatgtactccctctgatccataataagtgtctcaggttAGGTACAACTTTGTACCAAATCTGagacaattattatggatcagaggtaGTATTAAAATGATATTTCATTTTGCTTTTTCCACCCATTAACTTAGTGTGGTAAATGGTAATCTATAGTTTTATTATGATCGTCATACTATGTTCTTGGAAATTTCCTTAATGATGTTAGACTTGacaaataaaaggaaaagacCAGATGCACTATCTCTTATAAAGCGCATATTTGGAATCAAGGGATGTTGCACAAAGTTCTTCCAATGTGACTGCCATGGATTATCTGCAACAAATTCTAATTGCCTGTGAGTCAACAGATTTGAAGTAGTATTATATAGCCAGTAAAGTTCATTAGCTAAAGCGACTTTGCAGCATTTCACACGCCCTTTACACAAGCCACTGCAAATGCTTGAGTGGAGGCCATGAGATCATTATTATGTTAAAATGTTATTTTCTTATTCGTTGTCACACTTTATGCAGGAAAGTATGCTCATCTTCTCAACTTCTCATCAATCTTAGTGAGCTATTCTTGCAAAGTGGTTAACGATTTGTTTTACCAGGTGTCATCGGCTGGTTCAACTATTGAAAAAACTCCTAAGGAATGCTAAACGCTGCCAGTATAAGAAACTATTTCTGCGGCATTGTTCTGTCAAGTCTAAGGTACTTTTGAACAATTCAACCACTTCCAAGCACTACTATCCAAAATACACACAATAAAATAATGTATGGAAATTTTGTCTTcacttttcctttttgctgAACTATCCTACAGTTATTGCTTATAAACTTATGGGCTAGGGCCACAATCAAGTGCTAAAGGGTGGCAAGATACTGTTCATGTGGGCCCATAGTCACTGATGCAACATAACTGCTATTTAGAGGCAAGAACAATCAGTGTCATTATTAGTTTGGTTTATGTCCATATCGTTATATTTCGTGGATGGAGGTAAGTTTCTTCAGAATTAGAGATCGTTTCCTGTCTACCTCTTGGGTAGGGGGATTGAAAGAAGGTTTTGGATGAGGCGACTGAAAGAAGGTTTTGGATGGAGCGAGTTTTCTGTGTGCTTAAATTAAGCGAGTGGGCAAAATCAAAAATATATCTTCTCCTTGGCAAGGAGATGTTTTACCATTGAACTGCTCTCACTATGGGATATATTTTACTTAATATATCCGCTTGGGGTTTAACATCTATGTCTGGGTCAGCGCTTCGTTTCATTTTCTATTATATTTGAGTTTTCCTTTTCTAGTTGTCTGTCAACCAATACCAACATTCCTATTTTAACTGACACATAACAGAGTGATGTTTATGGGATTTTAAATCACTACATAATATATAAATGAGAATGGTGTTCTGCTTCGATATATTGCTTCATATTGTGATTTACTTGCAAACTTAGAATAGGGAAAACATGCCGAAGAGAATTGTTAAACCTTGATGCAGCATGATAAATATGTTTAAGACATTTAATTCTACGGTCTGgtatattatttatttttcaatatGATGTATTGATGTGAAACTACAAGAAACACGTCATACTACCTTTTATTATAATTTATTATAAAGCAGGTGGTAAATGATGGATTCCCTTCTAATCTGGCCAAGAATGAAGACAACATACAATATTCAATGGCAGGAAAATCAGCATGTGGTGACAAGTCTTTTGCTCAACTGGAAGCTTACAGTACATATCAGCAAGTTGTATCCTTTGTTTGGGCAGTGCTGACGCGAATCATACCACAGCCTTTGCTTGGGAATGCTTCTAGCAAGAGATGTTTAAGGTCAAACATTTGGAAGTTCATAAAGTTACGTAGGTTTGAAACATTTCAGCTAACTGATTGTATTGGTGAGCTGAACGTCTCAAACTATTCTTGGCTATCGGAAATTGGATTTTCCGGTTGCTTTTGTTCTGCGCTGATCAAAGAAACTGGGTTATTGAGTGGCACAGAGGAGCAGAAACAGAAAAATCTCTTGTGTTGTTGGATTAGGTGGTTATTTTCTGACATTATTATACCATTGATCAGTACATACTTTTATGTTACGGAAAGGGAAACAAAGCGATATGATGTCTTCTATTATCCAAAGTCAATCTGGAGGAACCTAACT
This is a stretch of genomic DNA from Brachypodium distachyon strain Bd21 chromosome 1, Brachypodium_distachyon_v3.0, whole genome shotgun sequence. It encodes these proteins:
- the LOC100830375 gene encoding telomerase reverse transcriptase isoform X2, which codes for MRRRRRGESGGRPELRLAYGARARSLGRAIIALLPPPPPPDSACPACRGASSGCLACRRWEFLLRDDDPAAYRRLVTRAVCTVAPVGSAPSPPRYSPGNAGNSQAKLVRETIKWILTDRYCRTKNVLCNGCREGAQAKCVSDLVSSPSWDILLHRIGDLLMCYILRHSSIFLPIKKSDYFQVTGVPLNVVLQKPIFASAMARNQQSRPMKGKCLMCYVWRNAMMVQNISGGNRGNGSKFGLYCSDNTQKIDALQSSRSSSDGCNCSNCTQKPRKRKRLYSWQRRSKQKEICYEDRSTELSKLDTSNYRVSDLLSDGSAAESIDRTHSLEPTVDNNSPAINNGVNFSAVEEPCNIPVMSSKKSPSSVMNISPSQGLYCGNSTSGLQRRSPQVPLPSYLQLDSGHFCFNCLMLNASKCVSVDSVISRQAIFYNRKISENVFRRSNLTNKRKRPDALSLIKRIFGIKGCCTKFFQCDCHGLSATNSNCLCHRLVQLLKKLLRNAKRCQYKKLFLRHCSVKSKVVNDGFPSNLAKNEDNIQYSMAGKSACGDKSFAQLEAYSTYQQVVSFVWAVLTRIIPQPLLGNASSKRCLRSNIWKFIKLRRFETFQLTDCIGELNVSNYSWLSEIGFSGCFCSALIKETGLLSGTEEQKQKNLLCCWIRWLFSDIIIPLISTYFYVTERETKRYDVFYYPKSIWRNLTSNTIASLSLQNFRILHGTSRRAIKHLYRASRVRFLPKLKDMRPLVNFKTQSKDVVLNKCHLIIKKLRDENPEVFGSSVFDYDGVHKNLLSFVSSVRSKLKKFKIYIVVADVSKAFDCVNHDVLLKIMDDVLKSDEYVLRKCTKVIYSSSKKAVYRFDSNVSVSKGNSSLDFSIQPSSSGGVLVDQGTVSTIRKEELRRVLFEQVKCNIVKFGQNFYLQQVGIAQGSKLSPNLCSLYYGHLENSVLLNLLHDGNTSSGEDVSVPEYLLMRFIDDFVFISFSKQHALNFFNRMRRGFGYYNSYMNDSKYSFNFDAGYSEHCNNRLYRGDDGVSFIPWSGLLINCENLEIQADYTRYLDITIISTITVKMHSSTKYLSSKLCHYMRPKCHPIFYDSSINSPGTVRLNIYQAFLLCAMKFHCYIWSMADSSISKPELLHILKKTFRYMHGLIVNRTKDVGLQSDVRPVLKLRRKETIWLGLSAYIRVLQKKQSRYKDLLALLTAEVGRFGQMDRSSDSLRYAVDDSHSSMFWKFKY
- the LOC100830375 gene encoding telomerase reverse transcriptase isoform X1; this translates as MRRRRRGESGGRPELRLAYGARARSLGRAIIALLPPPPPPDSACPACRGASSGCLACRRWEFLLRDDDPAAYRRLVTRAVCTVAPVGSAPSPPRYSPGNAGNSQAKLVRETIKWILTDRYCRTKNVLCNGCREGAQAKCVSDLVSSPSWDILLHRIGDLLMCYILRHSSIFLPIKKSDYFQVTGVPLNVVLQKPIFASAMARNQQSRPMKGKCLMCYVWRNAMMVQNISGGNRGNGSKFGLYCSDNTQKIDALQSSRSSSDGCNCSNCTQKPRKRKRLYSWQRRSKQKEICYEDRSTELSKLDTSNYRVSDLLSDGSAAESIDRTHSLEPTVDNNSPAINNGVNFSAVEEPCNIPVMSSKKSPSSVMNISPSQGLYCGNSTSGLQRRSPQVPLPSYLQLDSGHFCFNCLMLNASKCVSVDSVISRQAIFYNRKISENVFRRSNLTNKRKRPDALSLIKRIFGIKGCCTKFFQCDCHGLSATNSNCLCHRLVQLLKKLLRNAKRCQYKKLFLRHCSVKSKQVVNDGFPSNLAKNEDNIQYSMAGKSACGDKSFAQLEAYSTYQQVVSFVWAVLTRIIPQPLLGNASSKRCLRSNIWKFIKLRRFETFQLTDCIGELNVSNYSWLSEIGFSGCFCSALIKETGLLSGTEEQKQKNLLCCWIRWLFSDIIIPLISTYFYVTERETKRYDVFYYPKSIWRNLTSNTIASLSLQNFRILHGTSRRAIKHLYRASRVRFLPKLKDMRPLVNFKTQSKDVVLNKCHLIIKKLRDENPEVFGSSVFDYDGVHKNLLSFVSSVRSKLKKFKIYIVVADVSKAFDCVNHDVLLKIMDDVLKSDEYVLRKCTKVIYSSSKKAVYRFDSNVSVSKGNSSLDFSIQPSSSGGVLVDQGTVSTIRKEELRRVLFEQVKCNIVKFGQNFYLQQVGIAQGSKLSPNLCSLYYGHLENSVLLNLLHDGNTSSGEDVSVPEYLLMRFIDDFVFISFSKQHALNFFNRMRRGFGYYNSYMNDSKYSFNFDAGYSEHCNNRLYRGDDGVSFIPWSGLLINCENLEIQADYTRYLDITIISTITVKMHSSTKYLSSKLCHYMRPKCHPIFYDSSINSPGTVRLNIYQAFLLCAMKFHCYIWSMADSSISKPELLHILKKTFRYMHGLIVNRTKDVGLQSDVRPVLKLRRKETIWLGLSAYIRVLQKKQSRYKDLLALLTAEVGRFGQMDRSSDSLRYAVDDSHSSMFWKFKY
- the LOC100830375 gene encoding telomerase reverse transcriptase isoform X3, with the translated sequence MRRRRRGESGGRPELRLAYGARARSLGRAIIALLPPPPPPDSACPACRGASSGCLACRRWEFLLRDDDPAAYRRLVTRAVCTVAPVGSAPSPPRYSPGNAGNSQAKLVRETIKWILTDRYCRTKNVLCNGCREGAQAKCVSDLVSSPSWDILLHRIGDLLMCYILRHSSIFLPIKKSDYFQVTGVPLNVVLQKPIFASAMARNQQSRPMKGKCLMCYVWRNAMMVQNISGGNRGNGSKFGLYCSDNTQKIDALQSSRSSSDGCNCSNCTQKPRKRKRLYSWQRRSKQKEICYEDRSTELSKLDTSNYRVSDLLSDGSAAESIDRTHSLEPTVDNNSPAINNGVNFSAVEEPCNIPVMSSKKSPSSVMNISPSQGLYCGNSTSGLQRRSPQVPLPSYLQLDSGHFCFNCLMLNASKCVSVDSVISRQAIFYNRKISENVFRRSNLTNKRKRPDALSLIKRIFGIKGCCTKFFQCDCHGLSATNSNCLCHRLVQLLKKLLRNAKRCQYKKLFLRHCSVKSKQVVNDGFPSNLAKNEDNIQYSMAGKSACGDKSFAQLEAYSTYQQVVSFVWAVLTRIIPQPLLGNASSKRCLRSNIWKFIKLRRFETFQLTDCIGELNVSNYSWLSEIGFSGCFCSALIKETGLLSGTEEQKQKNLLCCWIRWLFSDIIIPLISTYFYVTERETKRYDVFYYPKSIWRNLTSNTIASLSLQNFRILHGTSRRAIKHLYRASRVRFLPKLKDMRPLVNFKTQSKDVVLNKCHLIIKKLRDENPEVFGSSVFDYDGVHKNLLSFVSSVRSKLKKFKIYIVVADVSKAFDCVNHDVLLKIMDDVLKSDEYVLRKCTKVIYSSSKKAVYRFDSNVSVSKGNSSLDFSIQPSSSGGVLVDQCTDLLNQYMTKYGILCNQNHTRDFFWELLVQSGRKSFVVSFLNKSSAIL
- the LOC100830375 gene encoding telomerase reverse transcriptase isoform X4 codes for the protein MRRRRRGESGGRPELRLAYGARARSLGRAIIALLPPPPPPDSACPACRGASSGCLACRRWEFLLRDDDPAAYRRLVTRAVCTVAPVGSAPSPPRYSPGNAGNSQAKLVRETIKWILTDRYCRTKNVLCNGCREGAQAKCVSDLVSSPSWDILLHRIGDLLMCYILRHSSIFLPIKKSDYFQVTGVPLNVVLQKPIFASAMARNQQSRPMKGKCLMCYVWRNAMMVQNISGGNRGNGSKFGLYCSDNTQKIDALQSSRSSSDGCNCSNCTQKPRKRKRLYSWQRRSKQKEICYEDRSTELSKLDTSNYRVSDLLSDGSAAESIDRTHSLEPTVDNNSPAINNGVNFSAVEEPCNIPVMSSKKSPSSVMNISPSQGLYCGNSTSGLQRRSPQVPLPSYLQLDSGHFCFNCLMLNASKCVSVDSVISRQAIFYNRKISENVFRRSNLTNKRKRPDALSLIKRIFGIKGCCTKFFQCDCHGLSATNSNCLCHRLVQLLKKLLRNAKRCQYKKLFLRHCSVKSKQVVNDGFPSNLAKNEDNIQYSMAGKSACGDKSFAQLEAYSTYQQVVSFVWAVLTRIIPQPLLGNASSKRCLRSNIWKFIKLRRFETFQLTDCIGELNVSNYSWLSEIGFSGCFCSALIKETGLLSGTEEQKQKNLLCCWIRWLFSDIIIPLISTYFYVTERETKRYDVFYYPKSIWRNLTSNTIASLSLQNFRILHGTSRRAIKHLYRASRVRFLPKLKDMRPLVNFKTQSKDVVLNKCHLIIKKLRDENPEVFGSSVFDYDGVHKNLLSFVSSVRSKLKKFKIYIVVADVSKAFDCVNHDVLLKIMDDVLKSDEYVLRKCTKVIYSSSKKAVYRFDSNVSVSKGNSSLDFSIQPSSSGGVLVDQCTDLLNQYMTKYGILCNQNHTRDFFWS